Proteins from a genomic interval of Halomonas alkaliantarctica:
- a CDS encoding glucan biosynthesis protein has protein sequence MVLIGCTLALPAFAEDDRHFSAVIERAQQLAGEAYQAPEETLPAVLRELDYDTYRQIRFDPTQAYWKDESPFSLQLFHSGFIFQTPVALNVIENDTVTPLPFSAEDYSYDGNAEKLKEHDLSASDHAGFRLHYPLNSDAYDDEFAVFLGASYFRLVGRDQAYGLSTRGLAIDTASSEGEEFPAFREFWLYKPDADDEQIELLALMDSPSVSGAYRFIIQPGENTQVEVEAELFAREDIAKLGVAPLTSMFTYGEASRERPDDFRPQVHDSDGLLMHTGSGEWIWRPLNNPSHVRTSAFIDDSPQGFGLMQRERDFNRYLDTEAQYHRRPSQWVVPLDEWGPGRVELVEIPTPDETHDNIVAYWVADDTLDSGDSIRLHYLTHTLNGQPDAHNLGRAIRTRHGSAGVPGQANSPSQDQRQFIVDFQGGPLDNIAADQPVELDISTQQGKVLLPQVTALPTNGWRASFRLPASDQPSDVRLRLTLDGEPVSETWNYVWYPDGE, from the coding sequence ATGGTGTTAATCGGCTGTACGCTCGCCTTACCGGCGTTTGCCGAAGACGATAGACACTTTAGTGCTGTCATTGAACGCGCCCAACAGCTTGCAGGAGAGGCCTACCAAGCTCCCGAAGAGACATTGCCCGCGGTATTGCGTGAGCTTGATTACGATACCTATCGGCAAATTCGCTTTGACCCCACCCAAGCCTACTGGAAGGACGAGAGCCCTTTTAGCCTACAGCTGTTTCACAGCGGTTTTATCTTTCAAACCCCGGTTGCACTGAATGTCATTGAAAACGACACGGTCACCCCCCTGCCTTTTTCGGCGGAGGATTACTCCTACGATGGCAATGCCGAAAAGCTTAAAGAGCACGATTTATCCGCTAGCGACCACGCTGGGTTTCGTCTTCACTACCCTCTTAACAGCGATGCCTACGACGACGAATTTGCGGTTTTTCTCGGCGCTAGCTATTTCCGCCTAGTCGGGCGCGATCAGGCTTACGGGCTCTCCACCCGCGGTTTGGCAATCGATACGGCCTCCTCTGAAGGCGAAGAGTTCCCGGCATTTCGCGAGTTTTGGCTCTATAAACCCGACGCTGATGACGAACAGATTGAACTATTGGCGTTAATGGATAGCCCCTCGGTCAGCGGCGCCTACCGGTTTATCATCCAGCCGGGTGAAAATACCCAGGTAGAGGTCGAAGCGGAGCTGTTTGCTCGCGAAGATATTGCCAAGCTGGGGGTCGCCCCGCTCACCAGCATGTTCACTTACGGTGAGGCAAGCCGCGAGCGGCCGGACGATTTTCGCCCCCAGGTGCACGACTCCGACGGCCTGCTGATGCATACCGGCAGCGGCGAGTGGATCTGGCGCCCACTGAATAACCCATCTCACGTGCGTACATCTGCTTTTATTGACGACTCTCCCCAAGGCTTTGGGTTAATGCAGCGAGAGCGTGACTTTAACCGCTACCTGGATACCGAAGCCCAGTACCACCGCCGCCCCAGCCAGTGGGTTGTCCCGCTAGATGAGTGGGGGCCGGGCCGAGTAGAGCTTGTCGAAATCCCTACTCCTGATGAGACTCACGACAATATTGTCGCCTACTGGGTAGCGGACGATACGCTGGATTCAGGCGACTCCATACGCTTGCACTACCTCACCCACACGCTGAACGGCCAGCCCGACGCACACAACCTTGGCCGTGCCATTCGCACTCGCCATGGCAGCGCGGGTGTGCCGGGGCAAGCGAATTCCCCCTCGCAAGATCAGCGTCAGTTTATCGTCGACTTTCAGGGTGGCCCCTTAGACAACATCGCCGCCGACCAGCCCGTCGAACTCGATATCAGCACCCAACAAGGCAAGGTACTACTACCTCAGGTCACCGCGCTGCCCACCAATGGCTGGCGGGCGAGTTTCCGCCTGCCCGCTAGCGATCAACCCAGCGATGTTCGCCTAAGGCTAACCTTAGACGGCGAGCCGGTTAGCGAAACCTGGAATTACGTGTGGTATCCCGATGGCGAATAA
- a CDS encoding alkaline phosphatase has product MSRLLLMILMLNCLLVAPLWWRFGEISTHWLAWEALIIAPLMLLLPAGQARRIVGGGLVIWVMLATAANLGTAATQMAFARPLNLYLDVPLLRSIYHLLVGNVGQLLAVCAMLAGPAMLVAITVGLARLMHPPVTYSVKRLPGAVALMLMVIATTSAALELNGVRLVDGARLPMVNTTRFQWQQITDTHAARLAFTAQLEAAPLEAQPLPGLEGHNVLLTFIESYGISALEDPRYADVLLPTLADMQQRLAARDLHVVSGMLASPIRGGQSWLAHATALSGRWIDNQLWYRLMLDSGHSTLIDDFRSTGQRTLSVMPAITLAWPEGEAYGFDEIAAAKDIAYAGPALNWVTMPDQFTLDHTQRYLLGETPVFAQLALISSHAPWTPILPVLDDWESIGDGRIFAPWKDAGDPPEVLWQDIERIRDHYAWSVDYAVKVTGRWAERVVDDHTLMIVLGDHQAAPLITGDDANAAVPVHVISGDPELLAPFIKRGFVPGTLPALEEASDAPRMSQLRHWLQADFGELAIDVVADSATGKIANSRSASGSKTMTRTQQ; this is encoded by the coding sequence ATGAGTCGATTATTACTCATGATTTTAATGCTGAATTGCTTACTCGTCGCGCCGCTGTGGTGGCGCTTTGGCGAGATCAGCACCCATTGGCTTGCCTGGGAGGCGCTGATCATTGCGCCACTTATGCTGCTGCTTCCTGCCGGCCAGGCGCGCCGCATAGTGGGGGGCGGGCTTGTCATCTGGGTCATGCTGGCAACCGCTGCGAATCTAGGTACTGCCGCCACCCAAATGGCCTTTGCCCGACCACTCAATCTCTATCTTGACGTGCCCTTGCTGCGCTCAATTTATCATCTGCTAGTGGGTAATGTAGGCCAACTGCTGGCAGTTTGCGCAATGCTGGCGGGGCCCGCCATGCTAGTCGCTATCACTGTCGGCTTGGCGCGCCTGATGCATCCACCCGTCACCTATTCTGTTAAGCGCTTGCCTGGCGCAGTCGCATTAATGCTGATGGTCATTGCTACCACAAGCGCAGCGCTTGAACTCAATGGTGTGCGACTGGTAGATGGCGCGCGCTTGCCAATGGTGAACACCACGCGTTTTCAGTGGCAGCAAATTACCGATACCCATGCCGCTCGTCTGGCCTTTACCGCCCAATTGGAAGCCGCACCGCTGGAAGCCCAGCCGTTACCGGGGCTTGAAGGACACAATGTACTTCTCACCTTTATTGAGTCTTACGGTATCTCGGCACTGGAGGATCCGCGTTATGCGGATGTTCTGCTCCCCACCCTTGCCGATATGCAGCAGCGCTTAGCAGCGCGTGATCTCCACGTGGTCTCGGGGATGTTGGCGTCACCGATTCGCGGTGGGCAATCCTGGCTGGCCCACGCGACCGCCCTCAGCGGCCGATGGATCGACAATCAGCTGTGGTATCGGCTGATGTTGGATAGCGGACACTCCACTTTGATCGATGATTTTCGTTCCACTGGGCAGCGCACCCTCAGCGTGATGCCCGCGATTACCCTGGCGTGGCCGGAAGGGGAGGCCTACGGTTTCGATGAGATTGCCGCAGCGAAAGATATCGCCTATGCCGGGCCTGCTCTCAATTGGGTAACCATGCCGGATCAATTTACCCTCGATCACACCCAGCGTTACTTGCTGGGCGAGACGCCGGTGTTTGCCCAATTGGCACTGATCTCCAGCCATGCCCCCTGGACACCTATCCTGCCAGTACTGGATGATTGGGAATCCATTGGCGATGGGCGTATTTTTGCCCCTTGGAAGGACGCTGGTGACCCGCCAGAAGTGTTGTGGCAGGACATTGAGCGTATTCGCGATCACTACGCCTGGTCGGTGGATTACGCTGTGAAAGTCACTGGCCGCTGGGCCGAACGCGTCGTGGATGACCATACCCTGATGATAGTGCTGGGTGACCATCAAGCTGCGCCGTTGATTACCGGCGACGATGCTAACGCGGCAGTACCGGTGCATGTTATTAGCGGCGACCCAGAGCTATTGGCACCCTTTATAAAGCGTGGCTTTGTTCCCGGTACATTGCCTGCGCTCGAAGAGGCGAGCGATGCGCCAAGAATGAGCCAGTTACGCCACTGGCTACAGGCCGATTTTGGAGAGTTGGCGATTGACGTAGTCGCTGACTCGGCAACAGGGAAAATCGCTAATTCACGGTCAGCCTCTGGCTCAAAGACAATGACAAGGACGCAGCAATGA
- a CDS encoding mannose-1-phosphate guanylyltransferase/mannose-6-phosphate isomerase encodes MIQPVILSGGSGTRLWPLSREQMPKQFLRLTSSQSLLQQTLSRLVGLTDAAPMLMGHHSHRFLMAEQLREMDQAATLVLEPEGRNTAPAIACAALLARQSGDDPLLLVLPADHVIGDVQAFQHSVSLAEPLAEAGYLVTFGVVPTQPETGYGYIACGAPLKGGHHLAAFIEKPDAKRAVELVDSGDYLWNSGMFLLRASSYLDQLKRLQPTMLEACEEAVSSAHHDLDFLRLGEAAFRRCPADSIDYAVMEHCHHAAVVPLAAAWSDIGSFDALWTTVTPDAAGNATKGDTWLTDTQDSLVFAEHRLVATLGVQNLIVVETSDSVLVTRRDQAQAVKHLVASLSQAGRSEPCSAPQVQRPWGSFQAMDSGERYQVKHITVKPGGRLSLQRHHHRAEHWIVVRGTAQVTLDESSFLVTENQSTYIPIGALHRLENTGKIPLELIEVQSGSYLGEDDIERLDDVYARDSDE; translated from the coding sequence ATGATTCAGCCAGTGATTTTAAGCGGCGGTAGCGGCACACGGCTCTGGCCGCTCTCTCGGGAACAGATGCCGAAACAGTTTTTGCGTTTAACCTCCTCCCAGAGCCTGCTCCAGCAAACCCTAAGCCGCTTAGTCGGGTTAACCGACGCAGCGCCAATGTTGATGGGCCATCATAGCCACCGTTTTTTAATGGCCGAACAGCTGCGTGAAATGGATCAAGCCGCCACTCTAGTGCTTGAACCAGAGGGCCGCAACACCGCCCCGGCGATTGCCTGTGCGGCGCTGCTGGCTCGCCAGTCTGGTGATGATCCGCTGCTGCTAGTGCTTCCGGCAGATCACGTGATTGGCGATGTTCAGGCGTTTCAACACAGCGTTTCACTCGCCGAGCCGTTAGCCGAAGCGGGTTACCTCGTCACCTTTGGGGTTGTGCCGACGCAGCCGGAAACAGGTTATGGTTATATTGCCTGTGGTGCCCCGCTGAAAGGTGGCCACCATCTTGCCGCTTTTATTGAAAAACCCGATGCCAAACGTGCTGTCGAGTTAGTCGACAGCGGCGATTACCTATGGAATAGCGGCATGTTTTTGCTGCGTGCCTCCAGCTATTTAGACCAGCTAAAACGGCTACAGCCAACCATGCTTGAAGCCTGCGAGGAGGCGGTTAGCAGTGCGCATCATGATCTGGATTTTCTGCGCTTGGGTGAGGCGGCATTTCGACGCTGCCCAGCGGACTCCATCGACTACGCGGTGATGGAACACTGCCATCACGCAGCCGTGGTGCCTTTAGCCGCTGCGTGGAGTGATATCGGTAGTTTTGATGCGCTATGGACGACCGTTACGCCTGATGCGGCGGGCAACGCCACTAAAGGCGATACATGGCTGACCGATACCCAGGATTCGCTGGTGTTTGCCGAACACCGCCTAGTGGCTACGCTAGGCGTGCAGAATCTTATCGTAGTGGAGACATCGGATAGCGTACTGGTGACCCGCCGTGATCAGGCGCAAGCCGTGAAGCACTTGGTGGCATCGCTTTCCCAGGCGGGGCGCAGCGAACCTTGTTCGGCTCCCCAAGTACAGCGCCCCTGGGGCAGCTTTCAAGCGATGGACAGCGGCGAGCGCTACCAGGTTAAGCACATTACCGTGAAGCCCGGTGGGCGGCTCTCTCTGCAACGCCATCATCATCGCGCTGAACACTGGATTGTGGTGAGAGGTACCGCCCAGGTAACCCTTGATGAGAGTAGCTTCTTGGTAACCGAGAACCAGTCCACCTATATCCCCATTGGGGCTCTGCATCGGCTGGAAAACACCGGCAAAATACCCCTTGAACTGATCGAAGTGCAGTCGGGTAGCTACTTGGGCGAAGACGATATAGAGCGCCTAGATGATGTTTACGCCCGTGATAGCGATGAGTGA
- a CDS encoding DUF4870 family protein, which yields MTQKSIPRDDIRTPQIIYALYLAGIVTANITLLIGVIIAYVYRKEAAPWLQQHYRYLIRTFWIGTLYACIAFLLSIVIVGTLLWPLLAVWLGVRCLLGWIDIRKGQPPARPASWLW from the coding sequence ATGACTCAGAAATCTATACCTCGCGATGATATCCGCACACCGCAGATTATTTACGCACTTTACTTAGCAGGCATCGTCACAGCCAATATCACCCTGCTAATTGGCGTAATCATCGCCTATGTTTATCGTAAAGAAGCGGCCCCCTGGCTGCAGCAGCACTACCGCTACCTGATCCGCACCTTCTGGATCGGCACGCTGTATGCCTGCATCGCTTTTTTGCTCAGCATTGTGATAGTCGGCACCCTGCTGTGGCCGCTGCTAGCGGTATGGCTGGGCGTGCGCTGCCTGCTCGGCTGGATTGATATACGCAAAGGCCAGCCCCCAGCACGCCCCGCTAGCTGGCTTTGGTAA
- a CDS encoding lysophospholipid acyltransferase family protein → MTQPTDNTSRRFSKASAISWLWRQLSRWPLGLLWRFSSLLGPLVYHFSQRERRVTEANLDVVNPNSTVDERKELAKHSLKHSAATMLELGHAWMAEPNKVEASILAVHGRDKLDNARSEGRGVIVLAPHFGNWEVLNFWLSSHFPFTAMYEPPQITALDPVIRRGRERMGASLVPTNPRGVAALLKALKRSEAIGILPDQEPDWGSGVFAPFFGRDAYTATLLPKLVARTQARVVTGVALRIPGKGFEIHFLDADERVYSDDDVQSATGVNASVENAIALEQAQYQWEYKRYRKVVQEQQKLANFRDFRLY, encoded by the coding sequence ATGACGCAACCAACGGATAACACCAGCAGGCGTTTTTCAAAGGCCAGTGCCATAAGCTGGCTATGGCGTCAGCTGTCACGTTGGCCGCTTGGCCTGCTATGGCGTTTTTCTTCACTGCTAGGCCCGTTGGTCTATCACTTCAGTCAACGCGAACGCCGGGTAACAGAAGCCAATCTTGACGTCGTAAACCCGAACTCCACAGTTGATGAGCGAAAAGAACTCGCCAAACACAGCCTGAAGCATTCAGCAGCCACCATGCTGGAGTTGGGACACGCCTGGATGGCGGAACCTAATAAAGTGGAAGCAAGCATTCTAGCGGTGCATGGTCGCGACAAACTCGATAACGCCCGCAGCGAAGGCCGCGGCGTGATTGTGCTTGCGCCTCACTTCGGCAACTGGGAAGTACTTAACTTTTGGCTATCGAGCCATTTCCCTTTCACCGCCATGTACGAGCCACCCCAAATCACCGCCCTCGACCCAGTGATTCGCCGTGGCCGCGAGCGGATGGGGGCAAGTCTAGTGCCCACCAACCCCCGCGGAGTAGCAGCACTACTTAAAGCGCTGAAACGCAGCGAGGCGATTGGCATACTGCCTGATCAAGAGCCCGATTGGGGCAGTGGCGTTTTCGCGCCCTTCTTTGGCCGGGATGCCTACACCGCTACCCTGCTGCCGAAACTGGTCGCACGCACCCAGGCACGTGTTGTTACAGGCGTCGCGCTACGTATCCCTGGCAAAGGGTTTGAAATCCATTTTTTAGATGCCGACGAGCGGGTCTATAGCGACGATGATGTGCAGTCTGCCACTGGTGTCAATGCCAGCGTCGAGAACGCGATTGCCCTGGAACAAGCCCAGTATCAATGGGAATACAAACGCTACCGTAAAGTAGTGCAAGAACAGCAAAAACTGGCCAACTTCCGCGACTTCCGGCTTTATTGA
- a CDS encoding DUF4870 family protein yields MLDNESDSPLEGKVVSEEQHPQPDTTMAMVIYALYLASFILGFTSIIGVVIAYVYKGKGPVWLDEHYRYQIRTFWIGLVYGVIFSLLTLILIGFPLLLALAVWLIIRCVKGFKGLQEKRAPSNVDSWLF; encoded by the coding sequence ATGCTTGATAACGAAAGTGATTCTCCACTCGAAGGCAAAGTCGTCAGCGAAGAGCAGCACCCTCAGCCAGATACCACCATGGCCATGGTTATTTATGCGCTCTATCTGGCCAGTTTTATCCTTGGTTTTACATCGATTATCGGTGTGGTTATCGCCTACGTCTATAAAGGCAAAGGCCCTGTGTGGCTGGACGAGCACTACCGCTATCAGATTCGTACGTTCTGGATAGGGTTGGTTTATGGCGTTATTTTTTCGCTTTTGACTCTGATCCTGATCGGTTTCCCGTTACTGTTGGCGCTCGCGGTCTGGCTGATTATCCGCTGCGTCAAAGGCTTTAAAGGGTTACAAGAAAAACGCGCCCCTTCTAACGTAGATTCCTGGCTGTTTTAG
- a CDS encoding VOC family protein, whose protein sequence is MLSGLDHLVVTVTDMGRAVDFYSRVLGLDVRYRDAQRVDLMLGDTALRLHQTDTDIAPISATPTPGSLDLCLRCQLPLDEFKQHLDALAIEVELGPVARQGANGPIESIYLRDPDGNLLEVCRPASR, encoded by the coding sequence ATGCTATCAGGTCTGGATCATCTTGTTGTAACCGTGACCGACATGGGTCGCGCCGTCGATTTTTACTCGCGGGTTTTGGGCTTGGATGTGCGCTATCGGGATGCTCAACGGGTGGACTTAATGCTCGGAGATACGGCGCTACGTCTGCATCAAACTGATACTGACATTGCGCCCATTTCAGCGACGCCTACGCCCGGCAGCCTGGATTTATGCTTACGTTGCCAACTGCCGTTGGATGAGTTTAAGCAACACCTGGATGCACTGGCTATTGAGGTAGAGCTGGGCCCCGTGGCTCGCCAAGGCGCCAATGGCCCAATTGAGTCAATTTACCTACGTGACCCGGATGGCAACCTGCTAGAGGTTTGCCGCCCCGCTTCGCGCTAA
- a CDS encoding class I SAM-dependent methyltransferase has product MMRRCPLCAETTTALYHRDRRRDYYQCATCELVFVPPEQHLSAAAEKAEYDKHQNSPHDTGYRRFLGRLFTPLLAKLTPNARGLDFGSGPGPTLSVMFAEQGHSMAIYDPFYAPDTSALTQTFDFITATEVVEHLAQPGKVLEQLIAQLAPGGYLGLMTKRVASPEAFARWHYISDPTHISFFSETSFRWWAQKNSLVVEFPGPDTVILYKTLT; this is encoded by the coding sequence ATGATGCGTCGCTGTCCGCTATGCGCGGAAACCACTACTGCGCTCTACCACCGGGATCGGCGTCGTGACTACTATCAGTGTGCCACGTGCGAGCTGGTATTTGTCCCCCCCGAGCAGCATTTGAGCGCCGCTGCAGAAAAGGCTGAATACGATAAACATCAAAACTCGCCGCATGATACGGGATACCGGCGTTTTTTAGGGCGTTTATTTACCCCGCTGTTAGCTAAGCTTACCCCCAACGCCCGCGGTCTTGATTTTGGTTCGGGGCCAGGGCCGACGCTGTCGGTGATGTTCGCAGAGCAGGGACACTCGATGGCTATTTACGACCCTTTTTACGCTCCTGATACGTCGGCGCTCACCCAGACGTTTGATTTTATCACTGCCACCGAAGTTGTTGAGCACTTGGCGCAGCCCGGCAAGGTGCTTGAGCAGTTGATTGCTCAGCTCGCGCCAGGTGGTTATCTGGGGTTAATGACCAAACGTGTTGCTTCGCCTGAAGCCTTTGCCCGCTGGCACTATATTAGCGATCCCACCCATATCAGCTTTTTTAGTGAAACGTCCTTTCGGTGGTGGGCACAAAAGAATAGTTTAGTAGTGGAATTTCCTGGGCCAGACACGGTGATTCTATATAAAACGCTAACGTGA
- a CDS encoding MFS transporter, translating to MSRQLLAMALAPLLGLFILGIGNGFLATLITVRLDAAGESATVIGIVSSAYFIGLALGAMVNDRLLLRIGHIRAYGSFASLVAVTVLLQGLFFDPWAWFVLRLIGGWATVGVYLVIESWLLTSGDQKVRGRLLALYMISLYAAGVLGQLLLGVTNAMGVTAPFMVIGLLASLSVLPMAMIPRVSPIMEHAEPLPPHRLITLTPTGVMGSLGSGMVVAAAYTLLPLYLQRNGMSVSQVGQMMAVVIMGAMLLQYPIGRWSDRHDRQMVLIGISGFCVLISAAMLWLPLSTPLLAVLLFLLGGGVFALYPVAVSHAADRAPAGALVRMSQGLLLINSIGATISPLMISPVMTLMGDAGLFWAFGSLSLFFLMFFSWRRSVRPAPVPVAPFTPTTPMTAAGAELVVTEELMQGALEHEHLEDLSKAVWDVNAAEPVVGPPAEDESHITYYDDVEQAIERK from the coding sequence ATGTCGCGGCAACTGCTAGCTATGGCGCTGGCGCCCCTTTTAGGGCTCTTCATTCTCGGGATTGGCAATGGTTTCCTTGCCACCTTAATTACCGTGCGATTGGATGCCGCCGGTGAGTCAGCCACGGTAATCGGTATTGTCTCGTCGGCCTACTTTATCGGCTTAGCCTTGGGCGCGATGGTGAATGACCGCCTGCTGCTGCGCATTGGCCATATTCGCGCCTACGGTAGTTTTGCCTCCTTGGTGGCCGTCACAGTATTGCTGCAAGGCTTGTTCTTCGACCCCTGGGCCTGGTTTGTACTACGCCTGATCGGCGGCTGGGCCACGGTTGGGGTTTATCTGGTCATTGAAAGCTGGCTGCTCACGTCAGGCGACCAGAAGGTTCGTGGCCGCCTGCTGGCGCTGTATATGATTTCGCTGTATGCCGCCGGTGTATTGGGCCAACTGCTTCTTGGTGTGACCAACGCCATGGGCGTCACTGCGCCCTTTATGGTGATTGGGCTACTGGCTTCGCTCTCTGTGTTACCGATGGCAATGATCCCCCGGGTATCACCGATTATGGAGCACGCTGAACCGCTTCCCCCACACCGTTTGATTACTCTGACGCCTACCGGCGTGATGGGCAGTTTAGGCTCCGGGATGGTGGTAGCCGCAGCGTATACCCTTTTACCGCTCTATCTGCAGCGCAATGGCATGAGTGTCAGCCAGGTGGGGCAGATGATGGCAGTGGTGATTATGGGGGCGATGCTGCTGCAGTACCCGATTGGCCGCTGGTCGGATCGCCATGATCGCCAGATGGTGCTGATTGGCATTAGTGGTTTCTGTGTACTCATCTCGGCGGCGATGCTCTGGTTGCCGCTCTCTACGCCGCTGTTGGCGGTACTGCTGTTCTTGCTCGGTGGTGGGGTGTTCGCGCTTTACCCGGTGGCGGTGAGTCACGCCGCCGACCGCGCACCCGCAGGGGCGCTGGTGCGCATGAGCCAAGGCCTGCTGTTGATTAACTCTATTGGCGCCACGATCAGCCCGCTGATGATCTCCCCGGTGATGACCTTGATGGGCGATGCAGGGCTGTTCTGGGCCTTTGGCTCACTAAGTCTATTCTTCTTAATGTTCTTCTCCTGGCGTCGCAGCGTACGCCCAGCACCTGTGCCCGTGGCACCATTTACACCCACTACGCCAATGACCGCAGCCGGTGCCGAGCTAGTGGTCACCGAAGAGTTGATGCAAGGTGCACTGGAACACGAGCACTTGGAGGATCTTTCCAAAGCCGTATGGGACGTTAATGCCGCCGAACCGGTGGTGGGGCCGCCCGCGGAAGATGAGAGCCATATCACTTATTATGATGATGTGGAGCAAGCCATTGAGCGAAAATAA
- a CDS encoding acyl-CoA dehydrogenase, translated as MNVYAAPVRDLRFVLEELLAHRSLSLPGFEEATPDLVEAVLEEAAKLAGDVWGPLNKSGDLQGAKRHTDGSVTTPEGFAAAYQAYVEGGWNGIGVSEALGGQNLPEVVASAVQEMLHGANMALGLCPMLTAGAIEALAHHGSETLKATYLPKLVEGTWTGTMNLTESQAGSDLSQVRTRAVPDNDHYRISGQKIYITWGEHDAVENIIHLVLARKPDAPEGNKGISLFLVPKFLVNDDGSLGERNDVTCASIEHKLGIHGSPTCTLSFGENGGAIGYLVGEEGRGLNHMFTMMNEARHKVGIQGIGVAERACQHAFAYALERRQGRSPKARGGAECSISDHLDVRRMLLSMRSRTDALRALALYCAAELDTARQAESNDARQAAQARADILIPVIKSFSTDQAVDIASMGIQVHGGMGYVEETGAAQLLRDARIAPIYEGTNGIQALDLAGRKLQRDNGEALNALLHDVAATVEQLNVDPALKALGSGLAAGLDDLKAAQAIVLEQGRDPEKGADAVQAYATPFLNLAGHVLCAWQMGQAALCAQAAVNNGSNDPFYAAKMRSAEFAITQWLPVGRAQRAVIEAGMQCLSEFEVH; from the coding sequence ATGAATGTTTACGCCGCACCGGTACGTGATTTGCGCTTTGTGCTCGAAGAGCTATTAGCGCACCGTTCGCTCAGCCTGCCGGGCTTTGAAGAAGCCACGCCCGATTTGGTCGAGGCGGTACTCGAAGAGGCCGCAAAGCTGGCCGGTGACGTCTGGGGTCCGCTAAACAAGAGTGGTGATCTGCAGGGGGCCAAGCGCCACACCGATGGCAGCGTGACGACACCGGAAGGCTTCGCAGCCGCTTACCAGGCTTATGTTGAAGGTGGCTGGAACGGTATTGGTGTATCCGAAGCGCTAGGCGGTCAGAACCTGCCCGAAGTGGTTGCCAGTGCGGTTCAGGAGATGCTCCACGGCGCTAATATGGCGCTGGGGCTCTGCCCCATGTTAACCGCCGGTGCCATCGAAGCGCTGGCTCATCACGGTAGCGAAACGCTCAAAGCGACCTACTTGCCCAAACTGGTGGAAGGCACCTGGACGGGCACCATGAATCTGACCGAATCCCAAGCAGGGTCGGACCTTTCCCAAGTACGCACCCGCGCAGTGCCTGACAACGACCACTACCGCATCAGTGGTCAGAAAATCTATATCACCTGGGGCGAGCACGACGCCGTCGAAAACATTATCCACCTGGTACTGGCCCGCAAGCCTGATGCCCCTGAAGGCAACAAAGGCATCTCCCTCTTTTTGGTACCCAAGTTCCTAGTCAATGACGATGGCTCCTTGGGCGAGCGCAACGATGTCACCTGTGCCTCTATTGAACACAAGCTGGGCATTCATGGCTCGCCGACATGCACCTTGAGTTTTGGCGAAAACGGTGGCGCCATCGGCTATTTAGTTGGTGAAGAAGGGCGTGGCCTTAACCACATGTTCACCATGATGAACGAGGCGCGCCACAAAGTCGGTATTCAGGGTATAGGCGTGGCCGAGCGAGCTTGCCAGCACGCCTTTGCCTATGCGTTGGAGCGTCGTCAGGGACGTTCTCCCAAAGCGCGTGGCGGCGCTGAGTGCAGCATCAGCGACCATTTAGACGTACGCCGTATGCTGCTTTCGATGCGTTCCCGCACCGATGCGCTGCGTGCGCTGGCGCTCTACTGCGCAGCCGAGCTGGATACCGCCCGCCAAGCTGAAAGTAACGATGCCCGTCAGGCTGCCCAGGCCCGCGCCGATATCCTTATTCCGGTGATCAAAAGCTTCTCTACCGATCAAGCGGTGGATATTGCCTCCATGGGGATTCAGGTACACGGCGGGATGGGCTACGTGGAAGAGACCGGCGCGGCACAGCTGCTGCGCGATGCGCGGATTGCACCCATTTACGAAGGCACCAACGGCATTCAGGCGCTCGATTTGGCGGGCCGTAAACTCCAGCGTGACAACGGCGAAGCGCTCAACGCACTGCTTCACGACGTTGCCGCCACTGTGGAACAGCTAAACGTCGACCCCGCACTAAAAGCGTTGGGCAGTGGCCTGGCCGCAGGCTTGGACGATTTAAAAGCCGCTCAAGCGATTGTGCTGGAACAAGGCCGCGACCCTGAAAAAGGCGCAGATGCGGTGCAGGCTTATGCTACGCCGTTCCTTAACTTGGCGGGCCACGTGCTGTGCGCTTGGCAGATGGGGCAGGCGGCGCTTTGCGCCCAGGCCGCCGTTAACAACGGCAGCAATGATCCCTTCTATGCTGCCAAGATGCGCAGCGCCGAATTTGCCATCACGCAATGGCTGCCGGTAGGCCGCGCTCAACGCGCGGTGATTGAGGCAGGTATGCAGTGTTTAAGCGAATTTGAGGTTCACTAA